The window TGATAGGTGTCGGCGTCAATGTCAACCAGCCCACAATCCCGGAAAACCTGCCCGATGCCACCTCGCTCTTTCTTGTCTACCATCAGCTAACCGACCGGATGACACTGCTCGAAAACTTTCTGACCAACCTCTTTTCCCTGCTCAAAAAAGTAACCCAGGACCGCAAAGTTATCTGGGATGAAGTCCGCTCCCGTTCTGCAATCCTCCACCACCGGGTCGAGATTAAAACCCTGCTGCGGCGTTATGTCGGTACGGTCATTGACATTGATGACGCCGGCCGGATTATTCTTCGCACCGACTCCGGCAAACTCACGCTGTTCAGCGCCGGTCAGGTTCGTCAGCTCCGATGATTCTCACCGTCCTCGTCGGTAACTTCAACACCCGCCTTGTCCTCTGGGAGAAAAATCGTATCAAGATGCGGAAAATCGTGCCCACAAACCAGGTGTTAGAACGGCTGAACCGGCTCATCCCCAACCGGGCGCTGCAAGGCGCGGCGCTCGCTTCGGTTGTTCCCAAAGTTACCCTGCGGTTGTATCAAACACTCTGCCGGCACACCAAAACCTTACTTGTCACCACCCGCACCCCCACTCCCCTGAAGATTGTTTACCGAAAGAAGTCGCTCGGCGTTGACCGGCTCTGTGCTGCGGTCGGCGGCATTCTCCGCTATCAACAGAACCTGATTATCATCGACTTCGGCACCGCGATAACCTTCAACATCGTGCACTACCAGGAAAAGGCATTGCTCGGTGGTCCAATCCTGCCCAACGCCCGAATAATGTTCACCGCCCTTAGAGACCACACCGCTCAGTTACCGATGGTCGAATTGCACCCCCGGGAAAACCCGTTTGTCAAAAGTACCAGGACCGCCATCCAGGCTGGGGTTTTTAACCTTATCCTCGGCGGCATCGAGCGCATAATTGAACAAATCCGCTGCCGGACAAAGGCGCATTACCAGATTATCGCCACCGGTGGTGAAGCACAAATCTTTAGTAAGAAATGTCAATTGATTAACAAAGTTGACCCGGAACTTACCAGTTTCGGGTTGGCGCAAATATACTATTTTAACCGGAGGACAAAATGAATCGTTCAAATAGAACTGGAGTGTTTATCGATGTTCAAAATGTTCAGGAAACATTTGAAAGACAGGGTAAAGAGGTTCGCTACGACGCCGTAATTCGCCACATCCTGACCACAGGAAATCGCGAACGGGAAAGTTGTAAATTCGTCGCCTTTGTCCCGTTCCGGCGGGATGATGAACGGCGCCAGCGCCTGATCGACGCCCTCTCGTTTCAGGGTTACCGGGTTGTTGCCAAACCGGTACGGGAAAGGCCCGACGGCACCATTAAAGCCAATATGGACATTGAAATCACCCTCGAGATTCTCTCAATGAGCGAATGGCTGGACGAAATTGTCCTGGTAACCGGTGATGGCGACTTTGTTGCTCTGGTTGACTGGCTTTCCAAACGGGGTAAGCGCGTCATATCAATTGGTTTGGGTCGGGGATTCACTTCAGTTGAACTGATTCGCGCCTGTGACGAATACATCAACCTCGACGAAATTGAAGGGGCGGTGAAGGCACAATTTCCCAACAAGGAGTGGGAACAGCCACCCCCGGGAACCACACCGCCTGTACTATGAGCCCAATCTATCTTGCCCTCGACACCAGCGGTACTCGAACGGCGCTGGCGCTGGTCAAAGACGATAAACCGATATTTGAAACCAGTGCTACCGCGCCCTATGGCCACAATGAAAAACTGCTCGATTTGCTTAAAGAGGCGCTCGACCAGACCGGGATAACATTGAACCAGATCACCGCAATCTGTCTTACTATCGGTCCGGGAATGTTCACCTCGCTCCGGGTAGGATTAAGCGTCGCAAAAGGGCTTGCCTTAACAGGAAAACTGCCTCTTAAAGGAGTCAATACACTTTACGCCCTTGCCGCCACCGCTGAAGAACATTCCCAGCCGGTGCTGGCGTTGATTGATGCCCGGCGCGGGGAACTCTACACTGGCTTATACTACCAGGGCACACCCATTATAAAACCATCGGTGCTACCACCCGAACAGTTACCGACAATTATCACCCAATCCCGCTTACCCGCCACGGTAGTCCGTGTTGCTGGTGATGGTACCCGGCTTGCCCTCCCGTTTCTGAACAACATGCACTTAGCCGTTGAGACCACAGATATCATCTATCCGGCACCGGTCACGATTGCCCGAATCGGCGCAAAACTTCTTGCTTTTGAAGGAGCGGACGAAATCGACCATCTGGAACCAATCTATCTGCGCCGCACCGATGCCGAATTAAAACGGCAGCAGTTGAGTTAAAGCACCGCCTGCAACTGAGCAATCACACCCTGGTATCCCCAATCACCAAGCAGGGTGTGATATTGATAACCGAGAAGAACCTTCAACCTCCCCTCAACAATGTCCAGCCCCAGTGCCGCAAGCCCCCGCCCCTGGAATTTGCCGTTGTCCCGGGCAATCAACTCCAGTCGCGTCCCGGGCACAAAAAAACCGAAATCGTAACCGCCTTCAACAAATCCAGCCAGTGTCATCCGGTTCTGGAATTTCCGGTAAATCAACTCCAGTTGAGAAGAAAAGCCCCGCTGTTTCCACCGGATCTCACCCGCAACCCCTAACCAGCGTACCGCCTCGGGATAAACCCAACCATAATATCCGCTCCCCCCAATCCAGATGTCATAATCGGCAAACGGTTTTCCAATTACACGGCAACTGACATCCTTCCAGCCGTTGTTATCGCCGCTGTTTGGTCCGGTCCCGTTAACCACCGTGCCAAACAGCCGGTAATCAAACTTTCCTGGACAGGGCGGAGCATAGGACAAACTCAAACCGATATCGCGGATATCACCAGGTTTCAGCACATCGGTATACAAGAGCGAATAGTCCTCAACTCTCAAATCCTGTTCCCGGGTTTCGCTCTCAAAATTAAGCGGGGTTTTAAACTGCCCAAGGCGCAGCGCCATTCCGTTTTCCCACCGAAAATCGACAAACAGGTCCCGCAGATACAGTCGGCTGAAGTCAAACTCCATCCGGGCGCTAACCCCTTTAAGCAGTTCTCCGGTTAAACCGAAAACCGCCAGCCGCTTCTGAAACTCAAATCCGGTTGTTACCCACCCGGTGCTGTTTATCCCCTGCCAGAACAGGGCATAAGCCTGAATTAGCCCATCAACCTTTAACCGGTCCGGAACAACGGTGATTTCCGCCTGCAAACAGGGGTTCGGCGGAAAAAGAATAAGGGCGACGATAAGAAGGAATCTTCTCCCCTTCAACCCGCTCCCTTCTCAACCAAAAACTGGCGGAGGCGGGTAGGAATCGAACCTACCGGTCCACTTATCGCAGACCATACGGATTTGAAGTCCGCCAGGCACACCAGCACCCATCCGCCTCCGCATAACATCTAATGCTGAACAATAACCTTTCTTACCTGCTTACCCCTGGCGTCGTCCACGCGCAGGAAATAAACTCCGGTTGGCAAATTACGAACATCCAGCCGCACTGTTTGTTGCCCGCTACCGCCCTCACCGCTGAAAACCAAGTTCCATTTCTGCACCAGCGCACCGGTCCGGTCGTACATCCGAAGACTGACATTTCCCATAGGTGTTCCTGTTAGATGCACCAACCCTTCATTACGAACCGGATTCGGGGCAACTGTTAATGCCGATATTCCAAAAACCCGTTTTGGTTCGGCAACCGCCACACTCTCCTCCCAGACGATAAGTTCCGCGCCGAGGGTATCGTTAAACCGCCGTTCATCGCCAATCAGTTCACTCCAACAAGTAACGGTAAACAATCCGCTGCTCTCAGCGCGAAAGACATTGAATTCAACGGTTTCAACCATTCCCGGTGTGAGATTCAACCATACACTATCACGGTATTCGCCCGGGGTCACAGTTAGTTTTATCCAGCAACTGTCTCGGTTTATCGCCAGATTTTTAACAACCGCGCCGGGCACAAACGAATCTTCTATCCAGAGCGATTCCGGGACAACCAAAGCGGTCAGGGCAAAATCGTGCTGCACCTCGTAAAACTTGCCGATTAACAGGTCGTAACCGGTTGAATCGTTAAAACTCATACCGCCGATATATAAAAACCCATTGCGGCTTGTAACAATCCGGTAGCCCAGGTCCTCATTATGACTTGCCGGATTGTCCCAGAGATAAGAATAAAGCAAATTGCCCGTGTTGTCGTACTTCAGCACCCCGATATCGCGGACTGTTGTCCGTGTGTCAACATTACCAATCACCAGCACCTGACCTAAAGAGTCAACAACGATATCCGTACCTTCGTCTTCCAGCATTGCGCCATCATAACGCTGGGTCCAGCGCGGCACCCCGGCTGATGTGTAAGACACCGTGGCGATGTCGTAATCGGTTACATCGTCAAGACTGGTACCGGTCACAAACACATTGCCCGCCTGGTCCAATGTCAACCCGTAAAGCAAATCCTCGTTGTTGGCAGGGTAACGGTTGTACGCCCGTGCCCAGAGCGAGTCGCCATTCCGACTGTACTTCATCGTAAAATAGTTGTAATCCTGATTGTCGTCATAGACAATGCCCCCGATAACAATCGTGCTTGTCACCGGGTCAAACTTAATTTTCATTCCGTAGTCATCGCCGACCCAGGGGTAGTTATTCTTACGCCGCAACCAGCTCCGGACACCGGTTGGTGTGTAACGAATCGTCGCAATATCATAATCGGTGCCGTCATCGTAACTGGTTCCGGTAACATAGACATTGTTAGAGTCATCAACACAGATCGAATAGGAAATGTCCTCGTCGTTTTCCGGGGTCCGGTTGTAATAACGAACCCAAACGGTATCACCGGTTGTCCCGTTGTAGCAGATGGTGCAGTAATCTGTGTTACCGGTACTATCCGAACTGTAACCGGTAACAATCACCCGGCCCAAGCGGTCAAGACAGAGTGCCAGCGCCGCGTCATCTTGATTAAACGCCCGGCGCCAGGTTTTTGCCCAGAGCAACTGACCGGTTGCGGAATATTTCAGCGTCACCCAATCGATGTCCATCACCGTGTCAATCACCCAACCGCATACATAAACCTGGCCCAGACTGTCCACAACCAGTGCTGCTGCCGAGTCGTCCTGGTGTGCTCGGCCGTCATAGGTGGCAGTCCAGACCAGTTGACCTGTTGAATCGTATTTTTGAACAACAATGTCCGCGGTTTGCGCTATCGTACCTGTCACCCCCGTTACATAAACATTGCCCACCCTGTCAACTACCATATCAGAAAAAATCTCTTCGCCTCTTGCCGTACCATCAAACTGCCGCAACCAGGCGGTATCAAGCTGTGCCGATGTAGTTCCAAAGAACAAAACCGTCAAGAGAAACGACACAACACGCAAAAAGTTCATTTGTCCTCCTCGCAACTAATGTTACTCATCTTTAACAATTTACCGCCGAATCCTCCTCTTGTCAATCCATACGCACCGATAAACTTAAATAGCGCAAAACTGTTCGTTTAAACAAACCGGTTTAACTCGAATTTAACACCGGGTAGATTAAACCTGACTGTGCCGAAGATGTTCACCCTCTCTGACCTGAAGACACCATTGGGAACAAACCGGGAAATAGAATTCAGGACCGCACCAAAGACCGATTGGCAGATTACCGGGTCAGTTGGTAATAAAATGGTAGATTAGACGGTTCTGGTTAGAATCCTGTTGATTATCAATAAGATAGGTGCTAAAACGGTCGGGAAAACGGTTTCTGGAAGGTTAAGAATGATGGTAAGAAAGGTGATAGGAAAAGGGGTATATAAGACTATTCCAGGGATTGCCCCCGGACTACTGGGGGAACGGTTTTTTGTCACTTTTCGTTAAATTTTCGTATTAAGAAAATAGGGCAAAAAATTTTGCTGCCTTTGCATTTGGCATTAACCGCGTCATTCGCATCGTGGATACACACAACCAAAGGCATCTGTTGACTGCAAACAAATTATTATAATAATAAAGTAAAAAGGAGCAGCGCAATGCGTATCATTCTGTCCCTTCTATCCCTCAGTACAATTGTCTTTGCCCGGTGGACGGCTATCGGACCTGCCGGTGGCCCGGTTTACTCCGGTGG is drawn from candidate division WOR-3 bacterium and contains these coding sequences:
- a CDS encoding type III pantothenate kinase; amino-acid sequence: MILTVLVGNFNTRLVLWEKNRIKMRKIVPTNQVLERLNRLIPNRALQGAALASVVPKVTLRLYQTLCRHTKTLLVTTRTPTPLKIVYRKKSLGVDRLCAAVGGILRYQQNLIIIDFGTAITFNIVHYQEKALLGGPILPNARIMFTALRDHTAQLPMVELHPRENPFVKSTRTAIQAGVFNLILGGIERIIEQIRCRTKAHYQIIATGGEAQIFSKKCQLINKVDPELTSFGLAQIYYFNRRTK
- a CDS encoding porin, with the translated sequence MKGRRFLLIVALILFPPNPCLQAEITVVPDRLKVDGLIQAYALFWQGINSTGWVTTGFEFQKRLAVFGLTGELLKGVSARMEFDFSRLYLRDLFVDFRWENGMALRLGQFKTPLNFESETREQDLRVEDYSLLYTDVLKPGDIRDIGLSLSYAPPCPGKFDYRLFGTVVNGTGPNSGDNNGWKDVSCRVIGKPFADYDIWIGGSGYYGWVYPEAVRWLGVAGEIRWKQRGFSSQLELIYRKFQNRMTLAGFVEGGYDFGFFVPGTRLELIARDNGKFQGRGLAALGLDIVEGRLKVLLGYQYHTLLGDWGYQGVIAQLQAVL
- the tsaB gene encoding tRNA (adenosine(37)-N6)-threonylcarbamoyltransferase complex dimerization subunit type 1 TsaB yields the protein MSPIYLALDTSGTRTALALVKDDKPIFETSATAPYGHNEKLLDLLKEALDQTGITLNQITAICLTIGPGMFTSLRVGLSVAKGLALTGKLPLKGVNTLYALAATAEEHSQPVLALIDARRGELYTGLYYQGTPIIKPSVLPPEQLPTIITQSRLPATVVRVAGDGTRLALPFLNNMHLAVETTDIIYPAPVTIARIGAKLLAFEGADEIDHLEPIYLRRTDAELKRQQLS
- a CDS encoding T9SS type A sorting domain-containing protein is translated as MNFLRVVSFLLTVLFFGTTSAQLDTAWLRQFDGTARGEEIFSDMVVDRVGNVYVTGVTGTIAQTADIVVQKYDSTGQLVWTATYDGRAHQDDSAAALVVDSLGQVYVCGWVIDTVMDIDWVTLKYSATGQLLWAKTWRRAFNQDDAALALCLDRLGRVIVTGYSSDSTGNTDYCTICYNGTTGDTVWVRYYNRTPENDEDISYSICVDDSNNVYVTGTSYDDGTDYDIATIRYTPTGVRSWLRRKNNYPWVGDDYGMKIKFDPVTSTIVIGGIVYDDNQDYNYFTMKYSRNGDSLWARAYNRYPANNEDLLYGLTLDQAGNVFVTGTSLDDVTDYDIATVSYTSAGVPRWTQRYDGAMLEDEGTDIVVDSLGQVLVIGNVDTRTTVRDIGVLKYDNTGNLLYSYLWDNPASHNEDLGYRIVTSRNGFLYIGGMSFNDSTGYDLLIGKFYEVQHDFALTALVVPESLWIEDSFVPGAVVKNLAINRDSCWIKLTVTPGEYRDSVWLNLTPGMVETVEFNVFRAESSGLFTVTCWSELIGDERRFNDTLGAELIVWEESVAVAEPKRVFGISALTVAPNPVRNEGLVHLTGTPMGNVSLRMYDRTGALVQKWNLVFSGEGGSGQQTVRLDVRNLPTGVYFLRVDDARGKQVRKVIVQH
- a CDS encoding NYN domain-containing protein — translated: MNRSNRTGVFIDVQNVQETFERQGKEVRYDAVIRHILTTGNRERESCKFVAFVPFRRDDERRQRLIDALSFQGYRVVAKPVRERPDGTIKANMDIEITLEILSMSEWLDEIVLVTGDGDFVALVDWLSKRGKRVISIGLGRGFTSVELIRACDEYINLDEIEGAVKAQFPNKEWEQPPPGTTPPVL